Within Oribacterium sp. oral taxon 102, the genomic segment CAAGAAATAAAATGAGGGAAAGCAGAAGACTGGAGATCCGATCCGCCGCATACTCCGCGAGCCGATCCAGACCCAGAAGCCGGTACAGCGACTCCATCGCAGTATCCTTCGCCTGCTGAAGCTCCTCCTCCGCGCCCGGCCGCAGATAAAGCGCGAGCCTGCGCTGAAGCCATGCGGTGAGCATTCTGTTTTTCCCGAGGCTGGCGGCAGCATAGGGGAGCAGCAGACGGCTGAGCAGCGCAGAGCACACGAAGCTCACCAAGGAAAAGGACATCCTGACCAGTCCCCTCTTCCAGCCGTACAGAAGCATCGCCAGCAGGAAGACGAGCAGCAGGGCGCTTAGCCAGTATACCCGAAGCAGCTCTATAAGCTGCAGAAGGATCTCCATAAGCTCGCTTCTCACAGGAAGCAGTCCTCATGCAG encodes:
- a CDS encoding CvpA family protein, coding for MRSELMEILLQLIELLRVYWLSALLLVFLLAMLLYGWKRGLVRMSFSLVSFVCSALLSRLLLPYAAASLGKNRMLTAWLQRRLALYLRPGAEEELQQAKDTAMESLYRLLGLDRLAEYAADRISSLLLSLILFLAFLLLSRILLRFLFALLDRLMRLPMLNQLNRSSGALLGLIEGIFYIWVFIIVLGLLPEYKLTESLAEQFAVEGTLACYLRDTNLILYFFRTIFIV